A single Brevundimonas sp. SL130 DNA region contains:
- the rpmF gene encoding 50S ribosomal protein L32, whose product MAVPKRKVSPSRRNMRRAHDALSSNVYVEDKDTGELKRPHHIDLKTGTYRGRQVITPKED is encoded by the coding sequence ATGGCCGTTCCGAAGCGGAAAGTATCCCCCTCGCGTCGCAACATGCGCCGCGCCCACGACGCCTTGAGCTCGAACGTCTATGTCGAGGACAAGGACACCGGCGAGCTGAAGCGCCCGCACCATATCGACCTGAAGACCGGCACCTATCGCGGCCGTCAGGTCATCACGCCGAAGGAAGACTAG
- the mazG gene encoding nucleoside triphosphate pyrophosphohydrolase — MRPIDRLLGVMERLRDPDGGCPWDVEQTFATIAPYTIEEAYEVADAIERNDLNELKGELGDLLFQVVFHARMAEEQGLFAFDDVVTAIADKLERRHPHVFGDEAQRSSKEQTVAWEVIKAAERKDRKKPGVLDDVPVGLPALTRAAKLTKRAGRVGFDWPSTDEVFDKLAEEVAELRVEIAAGDMAKAREELGDLLFVVANLARKLDVEPEDALRATNAKFVRRFGFIESELAKSGRTPDQSTLEEMDRLWDAAKVAEKAGSPS, encoded by the coding sequence GTGAGGCCCATCGACCGCCTGCTCGGCGTCATGGAGCGGCTGCGCGACCCCGACGGCGGCTGCCCCTGGGACGTGGAGCAGACCTTCGCCACCATCGCCCCCTACACCATCGAAGAGGCCTACGAGGTCGCCGACGCCATCGAGCGCAACGACCTGAACGAGCTGAAGGGCGAACTGGGCGACCTGCTGTTCCAGGTCGTCTTCCACGCCCGCATGGCCGAGGAACAGGGCCTATTCGCCTTCGACGACGTAGTCACGGCCATCGCCGACAAGCTGGAACGCCGCCATCCCCACGTCTTCGGCGATGAGGCCCAGCGATCCTCCAAGGAACAGACCGTCGCCTGGGAGGTCATCAAGGCCGCCGAGCGCAAGGATCGGAAAAAGCCCGGCGTCCTCGACGACGTCCCGGTCGGCCTGCCTGCCCTGACCCGCGCCGCCAAACTGACCAAACGCGCCGGCCGCGTCGGCTTCGACTGGCCCTCGACCGACGAGGTGTTCGACAAGCTGGCCGAAGAAGTGGCGGAACTGCGCGTCGAGATCGCCGCCGGCGACATGGCCAAGGCGCGCGAGGAGCTGGGCGACCTGCTGTTCGTCGTCGCCAACCTGGCCCGCAAGCTGGACGTCGAACCCGAGGATGCGCTCCGCGCCACCAACGCCAAATTCGTTCGCCGCTTCGGCTTCATCGAGTCCGAACTGGCCAAGTCCGGCCGCACGCCCGACCAATCGACGCTGGAGGAGATGGACCGCCTCTGGGACGCCGCAAAGGTCGCGGAGAAGGCCGGCTCCCCATCCTGA
- the wrbA gene encoding NAD(P)H:quinone oxidoreductase encodes MPKILVLYHSTYGHIEAMAEAVAEGARQVEGAVVDIKRVPELVPDELAKASGYKLDQAAPIATVEDLANYDAIIIGAGTRFGTVASQMRNFLDQTGGLWFNGALVGKVGGAFTSTATQHGGQETTLIGLVQTLMHHGLIVVGLPYAFQGQMNMDEITGGSPYGATTLTKGDGSRMPSENELDGARFQGRHIAEIAKKQFG; translated from the coding sequence ATGCCCAAGATTCTCGTCCTTTATCATTCCACCTACGGCCATATCGAAGCCATGGCGGAAGCGGTCGCCGAGGGCGCGCGGCAGGTCGAGGGCGCCGTTGTCGATATCAAGCGCGTACCGGAACTGGTGCCCGACGAACTGGCCAAGGCGTCCGGCTACAAGCTGGATCAGGCGGCCCCCATCGCCACGGTCGAGGATCTGGCGAACTATGACGCGATCATCATCGGCGCCGGCACGCGTTTCGGCACCGTCGCCTCGCAGATGCGGAACTTCCTGGATCAGACCGGCGGCCTTTGGTTCAACGGCGCCCTGGTCGGCAAGGTCGGCGGCGCCTTCACTTCGACGGCGACCCAGCACGGCGGCCAGGAAACGACGCTGATCGGCCTCGTCCAGACCCTGATGCACCATGGATTGATCGTCGTGGGCCTGCCCTATGCCTTCCAAGGACAGATGAACATGGACGAGATCACCGGCGGCAGCCCCTATGGCGCCACCACCCTGACCAAGGGCGACGGTTCGCGGATGCCCAGCGAGAACGAATTGGACGGCGCCCGTTTCCAAGGTCGTCACATCGCCGAGATCGCCAAGAAGCAGTTCGGCTGA
- a CDS encoding HAD family hydrolase, producing the protein MPYDLIIFDYDGVVADSEVLNSTVMAEQLTAIGLPTSLDDVLAAYTGKRWRDNRPAVEAALGRPCPEDFHTTWFATCRARAPIHLKPVPGMIDFVAARSEARCIASSSGPDWIGVGLDLFGLTDHFDGAVFTGLVVERGKPHPDIFLHAADTMGVDPARTLVIEDSEAGVTAGVAAGMTVVGLTAGGHIRDGHADRLVARGAHHIADSYAAVAAFMDR; encoded by the coding sequence ATGCCCTACGACCTGATCATCTTCGACTATGACGGCGTCGTCGCCGACAGCGAGGTGCTGAACAGCACCGTCATGGCCGAACAGCTGACCGCCATCGGCCTGCCCACCAGCCTGGACGACGTCCTGGCCGCCTATACGGGCAAGCGCTGGCGCGACAACCGGCCCGCCGTCGAAGCCGCCCTGGGCCGGCCCTGCCCCGAGGATTTCCACACCACCTGGTTCGCCACCTGCCGCGCCCGTGCGCCGATCCACCTCAAGCCCGTCCCCGGCATGATCGATTTCGTCGCCGCCCGGTCCGAGGCGCGTTGCATCGCCTCGTCCAGCGGCCCCGACTGGATCGGCGTCGGCCTGGACCTGTTCGGCCTGACCGATCATTTCGACGGCGCCGTCTTCACCGGCCTGGTGGTCGAGCGCGGCAAGCCTCACCCCGACATCTTCCTGCACGCCGCCGACACCATGGGCGTCGATCCGGCCCGCACCCTGGTGATCGAAGACAGCGAGGCGGGCGTCACCGCCGGGGTCGCGGCCGGCATGACGGTGGTCGGCCTGACCGCCGGCGGCCATATCCGCGACGGCCACGCCGACCGCCTTGTCGCGCGCGGCGCCCACCATATCGCCGACAGCTACGCCGCCGTCGCCGCCTTCATGGACCGATAG
- the lipA gene encoding lipoyl synthase has translation MVTLIDTLQRKPSELRHPEKQNRPESVVLKKPDWLRVKAPGSGQYNATKDIVRSKGLHTVCEEAACPNIGECWSQKHATLMIMGDTCTRACAFCNVKTGLPQPLDPEEPGKVGLAVQQMGLNHVVITSVDRDDVADGGAAHFAEVVRQIRIQAPNTTIEILTPDFLRKDGAAAVMIDAKPDVFNHNLETVPRLYLKIRPGARYFHSLRLLQMVKERDPEQFTKSGIMVGLGETKEEVMQVMDDMRSAGVDFITIGQYLQPTRKHAAIDRFVTPEEFKAYEAIARAKGFLMVSSSPLTRSSHHAGDDFARLKAAREAQLRR, from the coding sequence ATGGTCACCCTGATCGACACCCTTCAGCGCAAGCCGTCGGAGCTGCGCCACCCGGAAAAGCAGAACCGGCCGGAGTCGGTCGTTCTGAAAAAGCCCGACTGGCTGCGCGTCAAGGCGCCTGGCTCGGGCCAGTATAACGCCACCAAGGACATCGTCCGCTCCAAGGGACTGCACACGGTCTGCGAAGAGGCGGCCTGCCCGAACATCGGCGAGTGCTGGAGCCAAAAGCACGCCACCCTGATGATCATGGGCGACACTTGCACGCGGGCCTGCGCCTTCTGCAACGTCAAGACGGGTCTGCCCCAGCCGCTGGACCCGGAAGAGCCGGGCAAGGTCGGGCTGGCTGTCCAGCAGATGGGTCTGAACCATGTGGTCATCACCTCGGTCGATCGCGACGATGTCGCGGACGGCGGGGCGGCCCACTTCGCCGAGGTGGTGCGCCAGATCCGCATCCAGGCGCCGAACACCACCATAGAGATCCTGACGCCCGACTTCCTGCGCAAGGACGGGGCGGCGGCGGTGATGATCGACGCCAAGCCGGACGTGTTCAACCACAACCTCGAAACCGTGCCGCGCCTGTATCTGAAGATCCGGCCCGGCGCGCGCTACTTCCACAGTCTGCGCCTGTTGCAGATGGTCAAGGAACGCGACCCGGAACAGTTCACCAAGTCCGGCATCATGGTCGGCCTGGGCGAGACCAAGGAAGAGGTCATGCAGGTGATGGACGATATGCGGTCCGCCGGCGTCGACTTCATCACCATCGGCCAATATCTGCAGCCGACGCGCAAACACGCCGCCATCGACCGGTTCGTCACGCCGGAAGAGTTCAAGGCCTATGAGGCGATCGCCCGGGCCAAGGGCTTCCTGATGGTCTCGTCGTCGCCACTGACGCGTTCGTCGCACCACGCCGGCGACGATTTCGCCCGGCTGAAGGCCGCGCGCGAGGCGCAGCTGCGCCGCTAA
- a CDS encoding NAD(P)/FAD-dependent oxidoreductase produces the protein MSFDFDATVVGAGAVGLACGRALSKRGLTVLMLEKEGHIGQGVSSRNSEVIHGGLYYPTGSLKAQFCVEGRRALYDFLASHKIDHWKCGKLVVATESDEVERVEAIFEQATANGVEGLAHLTGAQARALEPELKAHAAILSPESGLFDSHGYMLALQGEIEDAGGSVVVSAPFEGAEPLPGGGFTIRVGGEGAMAVTSRLLVTAPGLSAQAVAAAVEGYPAGDIPAGHFGKGIYFRLVGKAPFDRLIYPPPIPGALGTHYRKDLGGQAVFGPDLAYVETEDYSVDPAKADEFATYIRRFWPGLPDGALTPDYAGIRPKLHGPGEPQPDFQLYGREHHGIEGLMALFGIESPGLTSSLAIGEAVATALSKTP, from the coding sequence ATGAGTTTTGATTTCGATGCGACCGTCGTGGGCGCCGGGGCCGTTGGCCTGGCCTGCGGTCGGGCGTTGTCGAAACGGGGCCTGACGGTGCTGATGCTGGAGAAGGAAGGCCATATCGGTCAGGGCGTCTCGTCGCGCAATTCCGAGGTCATTCACGGCGGCCTCTATTATCCGACCGGATCGCTGAAGGCGCAGTTCTGCGTCGAGGGGCGGCGGGCGCTTTATGACTTCCTGGCCAGTCACAAGATCGATCACTGGAAGTGTGGCAAGTTGGTCGTGGCGACGGAATCCGACGAGGTCGAACGGGTCGAGGCCATCTTCGAACAGGCGACGGCCAACGGGGTCGAGGGGCTGGCGCACCTGACCGGCGCCCAGGCGCGGGCGCTGGAGCCCGAGCTGAAGGCCCACGCCGCCATCCTGTCGCCCGAGAGCGGCCTGTTCGACAGTCACGGCTATATGCTGGCCTTGCAGGGTGAGATCGAGGACGCGGGCGGATCGGTGGTGGTCTCGGCCCCGTTCGAAGGCGCAGAGCCCCTGCCGGGCGGCGGCTTCACGATCCGCGTGGGCGGGGAGGGGGCGATGGCGGTCACCAGCCGCCTGCTGGTCACGGCGCCCGGCCTGTCCGCGCAAGCGGTGGCGGCGGCTGTCGAGGGTTATCCGGCCGGCGACATTCCGGCGGGCCATTTCGGCAAGGGGATCTATTTCCGCCTGGTCGGCAAGGCGCCGTTCGACCGACTGATCTATCCGCCGCCCATCCCCGGCGCCCTGGGCACCCATTATCGCAAGGATCTGGGCGGGCAGGCCGTGTTCGGGCCAGACCTGGCCTATGTCGAGACCGAGGACTATTCGGTCGATCCAGCCAAGGCGGATGAATTCGCGACCTATATCCGCCGCTTCTGGCCGGGCCTGCCCGACGGCGCCCTGACGCCCGATTACGCGGGGATTCGGCCCAAGTTGCATGGTCCGGGAGAGCCCCAGCCGGACTTTCAGCTTTATGGACGCGAGCATCATGGGATCGAGGGCCTGATGGCCTTGTTCGGCATCGAAAGCCCCGGTCTGACCAGTTCATTGGCCATCGGCGAGGCGGTCGCCACGGCCTTGTCCAAAACGCCTTGA
- a CDS encoding MFS transporter: MTAAAAPRRSNAVLAAFSGPCLPLAAFGVALPVTLPEFYATYVGLELGVVAAVFMAVRLIDIVFDPFLGWGMDRTKTRFGRYRPWMALSTPMLMLAAFMMFVVVQPGAPPAYLFGWLLFLYLGFSIGTLGQLGWAAVLAPQYDQRSRVYGWWQVFNIIGVVLILVLPTIVVKTGVGDYADGVRIMGWGIIIALPVTIGLAMVAVPEPVTQGDPPHGSLGAYLALLKKPVVQKLLISDLLLGVAPGITGSLLFFFFGQVRGYDHTEAGLFMLVYFIAGLCGAPFWAWFATRVGKDRGLAVASIVSAVLYVGATLVPGGNFALTAVVMFIAGLPYAAGLFLTRAMMADAGDQERFETGVDRTGLMLSILSATTKIGHVVALAPYLILQWVGFRAVPGPDGNSDVALLTLQILFILVPGVLLVLAGWVLKNYPLTAARHNEIRQALDARDAEAQA, encoded by the coding sequence ATGACCGCCGCCGCCGCGCCCCGTCGCTCCAACGCCGTGCTCGCCGCCTTTTCCGGCCCCTGCCTACCGCTGGCGGCCTTCGGCGTGGCCCTGCCCGTCACCCTGCCGGAGTTCTACGCCACCTATGTGGGGCTGGAGTTGGGGGTGGTCGCGGCCGTCTTCATGGCGGTGCGCCTGATCGACATCGTCTTCGACCCCTTCCTCGGCTGGGGCATGGACAGGACCAAGACCCGGTTCGGTCGCTACCGCCCCTGGATGGCGCTTTCGACGCCCATGCTGATGCTGGCGGCCTTCATGATGTTCGTGGTGGTCCAGCCCGGCGCCCCGCCCGCCTATCTGTTCGGCTGGCTGCTGTTCCTCTACCTGGGCTTCTCGATCGGCACCCTGGGCCAGCTCGGTTGGGCCGCCGTCCTCGCGCCCCAGTATGATCAGCGCAGCCGTGTCTATGGCTGGTGGCAGGTGTTCAACATCATCGGCGTGGTGCTGATCCTGGTCCTGCCGACCATCGTGGTGAAGACGGGCGTCGGCGACTACGCCGACGGCGTGCGCATCATGGGCTGGGGCATCATCATCGCCCTGCCGGTCACCATCGGCCTAGCCATGGTCGCCGTGCCCGAGCCCGTGACCCAGGGCGACCCGCCGCACGGCAGTCTCGGCGCCTATCTGGCCCTGCTGAAGAAGCCCGTGGTGCAGAAACTGCTGATCTCGGACCTGCTGCTGGGCGTGGCGCCGGGCATCACCGGCTCGCTGCTGTTCTTCTTCTTCGGCCAGGTCCGCGGCTACGACCACACCGAGGCCGGCCTGTTCATGCTGGTCTATTTCATCGCCGGCCTGTGCGGCGCGCCTTTCTGGGCCTGGTTCGCGACCCGGGTCGGCAAGGACCGGGGCCTGGCGGTCGCCAGCATCGTCTCGGCCGTCCTCTATGTCGGCGCCACCCTGGTTCCCGGCGGCAATTTCGCCCTGACCGCCGTGGTCATGTTCATCGCCGGCCTGCCCTATGCCGCCGGCCTGTTCCTGACCCGCGCCATGATGGCCGACGCCGGCGACCAGGAGCGGTTCGAGACCGGCGTCGACCGCACCGGCCTGATGCTGTCCATCCTCTCGGCCACGACCAAGATCGGCCACGTGGTCGCCCTGGCGCCCTATCTGATCCTCCAGTGGGTCGGCTTCCGCGCCGTACCCGGCCCGGACGGCAACAGCGACGTCGCCCTGCTCACGCTCCAGATCCTCTTCATCCTGGTCCCCGGCGTACTGTTGGTCCTGGCCGGCTGGGTGCTGAAGAATTATCCGCTGACGGCGGCGCGTCACAACGAGATCCGCCAGGCCCTCGACGCCCGCGACGCCGAGGCGCAGGCGTGA
- a CDS encoding endonuclease domain-containing protein, with the protein MADGLSFTRAKAFRKALTPPEFRLWQALRRNSLGKCKFRRQHPIGPYILDFYCAAAKLAIEVDGAVHNEPAQITHDRRRTAWLHERGVRVVRLSAVSVIRDQAAVVDFIYDLVRSRLAAESPPPDR; encoded by the coding sequence ATGGCTGACGGCTTGAGCTTCACACGAGCAAAGGCGTTTCGGAAGGCGTTGACGCCGCCGGAATTTCGGCTGTGGCAGGCGCTGCGTCGAAACAGCCTCGGCAAGTGCAAATTCCGCCGTCAGCATCCGATAGGGCCTTACATTCTCGACTTCTATTGCGCGGCGGCGAAGCTGGCCATCGAGGTCGATGGCGCGGTCCATAACGAGCCGGCGCAGATTACGCATGATCGTCGGCGGACTGCTTGGCTCCACGAGCGCGGCGTTCGCGTGGTGCGGTTGAGCGCCGTGAGCGTGATCCGGGATCAGGCGGCTGTGGTCGATTTTATCTATGATTTGGTGCGCTCGCGTTTGGCGGCGGAGTCGCCCCCTCCTGACCGCTGA
- a CDS encoding D-alanyl-D-alanine carboxypeptidase family protein, with product MWRSLLAFLTIWAVLACAGGARAAGPCHTNADVWGDEALVNAGSAYGMEWAPFGAIEYGWMAYAPLIQQELHTRCGPGTPIFASQLAGFQQTHGLAPTGLFDAATFQVLRGLWQERRPFVIARARGECPDPPPINQLGYLVASEEHADRLTRLLRRDVLDAYRRLVAAARAEVPEVAADPELLQIFSGFRDPEADAARCAQQGNCDGLRRAVCSPHRTGTAVDLYVGQAPGRGVDSTATASREVMARGATYRWLVANAGRFGFVPYVYEPWHWEYVRPWDPAFAP from the coding sequence ATGTGGCGAAGTCTTCTCGCGTTTCTGACGATCTGGGCGGTCCTGGCCTGCGCTGGCGGGGCGCGTGCTGCGGGGCCGTGCCACACCAACGCCGATGTCTGGGGCGACGAGGCCCTGGTCAACGCGGGCTCGGCCTATGGGATGGAGTGGGCGCCGTTCGGGGCGATCGAGTACGGCTGGATGGCCTATGCGCCCCTGATCCAGCAGGAGCTGCACACGCGGTGCGGACCCGGCACGCCGATCTTCGCCTCGCAACTGGCGGGGTTCCAGCAGACCCATGGCCTGGCGCCGACCGGCCTGTTCGACGCCGCGACCTTTCAGGTGTTGCGCGGCCTGTGGCAGGAGCGGCGGCCGTTCGTCATTGCGCGGGCCCGAGGGGAATGTCCCGATCCGCCGCCGATCAACCAGTTGGGCTATTTGGTTGCGTCCGAGGAACACGCCGACCGGTTGACCCGGCTGCTGCGTCGGGACGTGCTGGACGCCTATCGCCGTCTGGTCGCCGCCGCGCGTGCCGAGGTTCCCGAGGTCGCCGCCGATCCGGAACTGCTACAGATCTTCTCGGGCTTCCGCGATCCTGAGGCCGACGCGGCCCGCTGCGCGCAACAGGGCAATTGCGACGGTCTGCGCCGGGCGGTCTGTTCGCCGCACCGGACCGGCACGGCGGTCGATCTGTACGTCGGTCAGGCGCCGGGCCGGGGCGTCGATTCGACGGCGACGGCCAGCCGGGAGGTCATGGCGCGCGGGGCGACCTATCGCTGGCTGGTCGCCAACGCCGGTCGGTTCGGCTTCGTCCCCTATGTCTATGAGCCCTGGCACTGGGAGTATGTGCGCCCCTGGGATCCGGCGTTCGCGCCCTGA
- a CDS encoding type II toxin-antitoxin system RatA family toxin — MAVHRVTRILPYAPEQLADLVADVRAYPDFVPWVTTMRVSNQRAEAEGVTVLDAEAGVGFAFLKERFSTWVRHDRNAPKVEVGLLRGPFKHLKNRWEFFPHPDGARLEFMIDFAFKSRMLDMMLSANFDRAVEKLIGCFEAEAQRRYGGR; from the coding sequence ATGGCCGTCCACCGCGTAACGCGCATCCTTCCGTATGCGCCTGAACAGCTTGCCGATCTGGTCGCCGACGTGCGCGCCTATCCCGACTTCGTGCCGTGGGTGACGACGATGCGCGTGTCGAACCAACGGGCTGAAGCCGAGGGCGTCACCGTCCTGGACGCCGAAGCCGGGGTCGGGTTCGCCTTCCTGAAGGAACGGTTCTCCACCTGGGTCCGGCATGACCGCAACGCGCCCAAAGTCGAGGTCGGCTTGCTGCGCGGGCCGTTCAAGCACCTGAAGAATCGGTGGGAGTTTTTCCCCCATCCCGATGGTGCGCGGCTGGAGTTCATGATCGACTTCGCCTTCAAATCACGCATGCTGGATATGATGCTGTCGGCGAATTTCGACCGGGCGGTCGAAAAGCTGATCGGCTGTTTCGAGGCCGAGGCGCAGCGGAGGTACGGCGGCCGATGA
- the ygiD gene encoding 4,5-DOPA dioxygenase extradiol, with the protein MRQPAVFFGHGSPMNALGGPYGAAWRDLGEALGKPRGVVMISAHWETRGLGVTAQERPETIHDFGGFPRELHEMQYSAPGSPELAARVADLTGAIQTQQWGLDHGTWSVLCHVWPDADVPVVQLSLNRALTARQHYELAKALRPLRDEGIVIAGSGDFVHNLRTWKREDGAEPYAWATGFNEAVKAAFERGDHEALIDWVGLAEDAQLSVPTDEHYLPVLYVAAQQAPGEPVSFFNDRIDGGSISMTGVRVG; encoded by the coding sequence ATGCGCCAGCCTGCAGTCTTCTTCGGTCACGGTTCGCCGATGAACGCCCTGGGCGGTCCCTATGGGGCCGCCTGGCGCGACCTGGGCGAGGCTCTGGGCAAGCCCCGTGGCGTGGTCATGATCTCCGCCCACTGGGAGACGCGCGGCCTGGGCGTCACCGCGCAGGAACGACCCGAAACCATCCATGATTTCGGTGGCTTCCCGCGTGAACTTCATGAGATGCAATATTCCGCGCCCGGCTCGCCTGAACTGGCGGCCCGGGTCGCGGACCTGACCGGCGCGATCCAGACGCAGCAATGGGGTCTGGATCACGGGACCTGGTCGGTGCTGTGCCATGTCTGGCCGGACGCCGATGTGCCGGTGGTGCAGCTGTCGCTGAACCGGGCGCTGACGGCGCGCCAGCATTACGAACTGGCCAAGGCCCTGCGGCCGCTGCGAGACGAGGGGATCGTGATCGCGGGTTCGGGCGACTTCGTCCACAATCTGCGGACCTGGAAGCGCGAAGACGGGGCCGAGCCCTATGCCTGGGCGACCGGCTTCAACGAGGCGGTGAAGGCGGCGTTCGAGAGAGGCGACCACGAGGCCTTGATTGACTGGGTCGGTCTGGCCGAGGACGCCCAACTGAGCGTGCCGACCGACGAACACTATCTGCCGGTGCTGTATGTCGCGGCCCAGCAGGCGCCGGGCGAGCCGGTGAGCTTCTTCAATGACAGGATCGACGGCGGCTCGATTTCGATGACGGGGGTCAGGGTGGGGTGA
- a CDS encoding AMP-binding protein — protein MRQALDPSLYDTSLIDALIDARARFGDKEILEDQDRHPLTYTGLIRAAFVLGRKIANMTQLGERVAILLPSSMGVVVTFFGLHAHGRVPVMLNFTAGEANLKAAIQASGVKKILTAKRFIDQAKLDDLIVELKTVAEVVWLDDVRKTIGLPDKLYGLVAGAAPKRFRVKTDPDSPGVVLFTSGSFGTPKGVVLSQRNLVANARQAAAHIDLLPEWVMFNPLPTFHCFGLTGGVILPLLQGLKAFQYPSPLHAKQITDLLPQVKASVLFATDTFLNQYGRVAEAEDFSTLKFVVAGAEKVREETRNLFNTKFGGVELLEGYGATEASPVVAVNHPDRNAPGTVGQILPGLDWKLEPVEGIADGGRLFLRGPNVMSGYVTSAEPLEWSPVEDGWLDTGDIVDIDAEGYITIKGRAKRFAKIGGEMVSLTAVEGIAGAVWPDQRHAVVSIPDTRKGEKLVLVTDHAAAEVAPLAEWARLNGAPELIVPKKIVKVAEVPVLGSGKTDYVAIQKMVESA, from the coding sequence TTGCGCCAGGCCCTGGATCCCTCGCTGTACGACACCTCGCTGATCGACGCGCTGATCGACGCGCGCGCCCGGTTCGGGGACAAGGAGATCCTGGAGGACCAGGATCGCCATCCCCTCACCTACACCGGCCTGATCCGCGCGGCCTTCGTCCTGGGCCGCAAGATCGCGAACATGACCCAGTTGGGCGAGCGGGTCGCCATCCTGCTGCCGTCGTCGATGGGGGTGGTCGTCACCTTCTTCGGCCTGCACGCGCATGGCCGTGTGCCGGTCATGCTGAACTTCACCGCCGGCGAGGCCAATCTGAAGGCCGCCATCCAGGCCTCGGGCGTCAAAAAGATCCTGACCGCCAAACGCTTCATCGACCAGGCCAAGCTGGACGACCTGATCGTCGAGCTGAAGACGGTGGCCGAGGTCGTCTGGCTGGATGATGTGCGCAAGACCATCGGCCTGCCGGACAAGCTGTACGGGCTCGTCGCCGGCGCCGCGCCCAAGCGGTTCCGCGTCAAGACCGATCCGGACTCGCCCGGCGTCGTGTTGTTCACTTCCGGCAGCTTCGGCACGCCCAAGGGCGTGGTGCTGAGCCAACGCAACCTGGTCGCCAACGCCCGTCAGGCCGCAGCCCATATCGACCTGCTGCCGGAATGGGTGATGTTCAATCCCCTGCCGACCTTCCACTGTTTCGGCCTGACCGGCGGGGTCATCCTGCCCCTGCTTCAGGGGCTGAAGGCCTTCCAGTATCCGTCGCCGCTCCACGCCAAACAGATCACCGACCTGCTGCCCCAGGTGAAGGCCTCGGTCCTGTTCGCGACCGACACCTTCCTGAACCAGTACGGCCGCGTCGCCGAGGCGGAGGATTTCTCGACGCTGAAATTCGTCGTCGCGGGCGCCGAAAAGGTGCGCGAGGAGACCCGCAACCTGTTCAACACCAAGTTCGGCGGCGTCGAACTGCTGGAAGGCTACGGCGCGACCGAGGCCTCGCCGGTCGTCGCCGTCAACCACCCGGATCGCAACGCCCCCGGCACGGTCGGCCAGATCCTGCCTGGCCTGGACTGGAAGCTGGAGCCGGTCGAAGGCATCGCCGACGGCGGCCGCCTGTTCCTGCGCGGCCCCAATGTCATGAGCGGCTATGTCACCTCGGCCGAGCCGCTGGAATGGTCGCCGGTCGAGGACGGCTGGCTGGACACCGGCGACATCGTCGATATCGACGCCGAGGGCTACATCACCATCAAGGGCCGCGCCAAACGCTTCGCCAAGATCGGCGGCGAAATGGTCTCCCTGACGGCGGTCGAGGGCATCGCCGGCGCGGTCTGGCCGGACCAGCGCCACGCCGTCGTCTCCATTCCCGACACCCGCAAGGGCGAAAAACTGGTCCTGGTCACCGACCACGCCGCGGCCGAGGTCGCCCCCCTGGCCGAATGGGCCCGCCTGAACGGCGCACCCGAACTGATCGTGCCGAAGAAGATCGTCAAGGTTGCCGAAGTCCCTGTGCTGGGCAGCGGCAAGACCGACTATGTGGCGATCCAGAAGATGGTCGAAAGCGCGTGA